Sequence from the Maribacter aquivivus genome:
TAACGTGTGTTTGGTTTACGACCAATAAATTGCTTTTCCACTTTTATATATTCCTCTTTTTCAAGCGCTTTGGTATGACTGGCTAAATTGCCATCTGTAGCACCTAAAAGCTCTTTTAGCATTTTAAAATCAGCATAATCGTTCACCAT
This genomic interval carries:
- a CDS encoding winged helix-turn-helix domain-containing protein, yielding MSLIDNINKAFDHRIRLGIMSILMVNDYADFKMLKELLGATDGNLASHTKALEKEEYIKVEKQFIGRKPNTRYSATPLGKAQFKKHINALEKLIGK